Proteins encoded together in one Verrucomicrobiota bacterium window:
- a CDS encoding alkaline phosphatase → MSRRKLLGLTTSGAALAAAPFISCSQRKTDIPSNIIFMVADGMSLGVPSLVEPFSRMLKQKGTQWHSIARRPQTTHGFFDMASLNSLVTDSSAASSSWGSGSRVNNRAVNTLPDGTKLKPIGHIAKEAGYRVGLVTTTRLTHATPAGFLSSTPHRNREDEIATQYLGYGDVLMGGGLRHFDGSKRKDNLDLTSKYKQQGFQVIKNRNELKNLNQNQVLGLFSNSHLPYSLDLLQSEKQQSQVPTLAEMTQAALKILASKPFLLQIEAGRVDHAAHANDAAALLHEQLAFDDAIEVAKHFADERNDTLVVITTDHGNANPGLNGYGDGYTQTNSHFERILKIKESFAMMQQDLKTIFKAKGVVPKTEVLDRVLTGSSIELSSIEAGKLADTFQIQLQVNQFDWNQQHGNFTGLLGQMLGNHVGIQWTGATHTADLAPLMAIGPGRERFNGLLRNTEAFKILSQFMGSNYRNPRSTQ, encoded by the coding sequence GGGGTTCCCAGCTTAGTAGAGCCCTTTTCCAGAATGCTAAAACAAAAAGGAACTCAATGGCACAGCATTGCAAGGAGACCACAGACAACCCATGGCTTCTTTGACATGGCCTCACTTAATTCTCTGGTTACTGATTCTTCGGCAGCCTCATCTTCATGGGGAAGTGGTTCCCGGGTAAATAATAGAGCAGTCAATACACTACCAGACGGCACCAAACTCAAACCAATTGGTCATATTGCCAAGGAAGCTGGGTACCGAGTTGGTCTGGTCACCACAACCCGTCTCACACACGCCACGCCCGCAGGATTCTTATCTTCGACTCCACACCGAAATAGGGAAGATGAAATAGCAACTCAATACCTAGGATACGGAGATGTTCTCATGGGGGGAGGACTACGCCATTTTGATGGTTCCAAACGAAAAGATAATCTTGATCTTACAAGCAAATACAAGCAGCAAGGTTTTCAAGTTATAAAAAATAGAAATGAATTAAAAAATCTCAACCAAAACCAAGTTCTTGGACTTTTTTCTAATAGCCACCTCCCCTACTCACTGGATTTACTACAATCTGAAAAGCAACAAAGCCAGGTGCCTACTCTTGCAGAAATGACTCAAGCGGCGCTTAAAATATTGGCATCCAAGCCTTTCTTATTACAAATTGAAGCAGGACGAGTGGACCATGCCGCGCATGCCAATGACGCGGCAGCTCTGTTACATGAGCAACTCGCTTTTGATGATGCCATCGAAGTAGCTAAACACTTCGCTGATGAGCGCAATGACACATTAGTGGTGATAACCACTGACCACGGAAATGCTAATCCAGGCCTTAACGGCTATGGTGATGGTTATACTCAAACCAACTCTCATTTTGAAAGGATTCTAAAGATTAAAGAATCCTTTGCAATGATGCAGCAGGATCTCAAGACTATCTTTAAAGCTAAAGGCGTCGTTCCCAAAACCGAAGTTTTGGATAGAGTTCTTACGGGCTCTTCTATAGAGCTATCCTCCATTGAAGCGGGCAAGCTGGCTGACACTTTTCAAATACAGCTCCAAGTCAACCAATTTGATTGGAATCAGCAGCATGGTAATTTTACTGGTCTTCTAGGGCAAATGCTAGGCAACCATGTTGGTATTCAGTGGACTGGAGCCACTCACACAGCGGACTTGGCTCCACTCATGGCTATTGGTCCTGGTAGGGAGCGTTTTAACGGACTACTTCGCAATACTGAAGCATTCAAAATTCTTAGCCAGTTCATGGGATCTAATTATAGAAATCCCCGCAGCACTCAATAA
- the ahcY gene encoding adenosylhomocysteinase encodes MSVATEEAAKLDYKVADISLAEFGRKEIEISEHEMPGLIALREKYGQEKPLKDVRITGSLHMTVQTAILIETLVELGADVRWASCNIFSTQDHAAAAIAAAGIPVFAWKGETLEEYWWCTQQALAFPGGKGPQLIVDDGGDATLLVHKGYELEQGSDWVSSESGSHEEQVIKDLLKKIHAETSSYWTGIVPELKGVSEETTTGVHRLYKMLEEDKLLFPAINVNDSVTKSKFDNLYGCRESLADGIKRATDVMVAGKVVVVCGYGDVGKGCAHSMRGFGARVIVTEIDPICALQAAMEGFEVTTVEDTLGEADVYVTTTGNYGIITADHMSKMKDQAIVCNIGHFDNEIEVDALNEMKGVEMTVIKPEEDGAVDKYTFPGGNAIYMLAKGRLVNLGCATGHPSFVMSNSFTNQVLAQMDLWTNREDSKPAVTRLSKELDEEVARLHLDKIGVKLTRLSEKQADYIGVPVDGPYKPEHYRY; translated from the coding sequence ATGAGTGTAGCAACAGAAGAAGCAGCAAAATTAGATTACAAAGTCGCAGATATAAGTCTAGCTGAGTTTGGGCGCAAGGAAATTGAAATCTCAGAACACGAGATGCCTGGCCTCATCGCTTTACGGGAAAAGTATGGTCAAGAGAAGCCTCTTAAGGACGTTCGCATCACCGGTTCTTTACACATGACCGTCCAAACAGCCATTTTGATCGAGACGCTAGTTGAATTGGGAGCAGATGTTCGTTGGGCAAGCTGTAATATTTTTTCAACTCAAGATCACGCAGCAGCAGCAATAGCAGCAGCCGGTATTCCTGTTTTCGCTTGGAAAGGTGAGACTTTAGAGGAATATTGGTGGTGTACCCAACAAGCCCTTGCTTTCCCAGGAGGGAAGGGGCCTCAGTTGATTGTAGATGATGGTGGTGACGCTACTCTATTGGTTCACAAAGGTTATGAATTAGAACAAGGTAGTGATTGGGTCAGTTCTGAGTCAGGTAGCCACGAAGAACAAGTGATTAAAGATTTGCTCAAAAAAATCCATGCGGAAACTTCTAGCTACTGGACCGGCATCGTTCCTGAGCTTAAAGGTGTTTCTGAAGAGACAACCACTGGCGTTCACCGTCTCTATAAAATGCTGGAGGAGGATAAGCTTCTATTCCCGGCGATTAATGTCAATGATTCGGTGACTAAGTCTAAGTTTGATAATCTTTATGGATGCCGCGAGTCTTTGGCAGACGGTATCAAACGTGCGACAGATGTAATGGTTGCTGGTAAAGTGGTCGTTGTATGTGGATACGGAGATGTCGGAAAAGGGTGTGCTCATTCTATGAGAGGTTTCGGAGCTCGAGTTATTGTTACGGAAATTGATCCGATCTGTGCCTTACAAGCGGCTATGGAAGGGTTTGAAGTAACAACGGTTGAAGATACCCTTGGTGAAGCAGATGTTTACGTAACCACAACGGGTAATTATGGTATAATTACAGCGGATCACATGTCTAAGATGAAAGATCAAGCGATTGTTTGTAACATCGGACATTTTGATAATGAGATTGAAGTAGATGCTCTCAATGAGATGAAAGGGGTTGAAATGACTGTGATCAAGCCCGAGGAAGACGGCGCTGTTGATAAATATACCTTCCCGGGTGGGAATGCTATTTACATGCTTGCTAAAGGTCGTTTGGTTAACTTGGGTTGTGCAACTGGACACCCTAGTTTTGTGATGTCTAATTCTTTTACAAACCAAGTTTTAGCGCAAATGGACCTTTGGACTAATCGTGAGGACAGCAAGCCTGCAGTAACTCGTTTATCAAAAGAGCTCGATGAGGAAGTGGCTCGTCTGCACTTAGATAAAATTGGAGTCAAACTTACACGTCTTAGCGAAAAGCAGGCAGATTATATTGGTGTTCCGGTTGATGGACCCTACAAGCCTGAGCATTATCGCTACTAA